DNA from Solanum stenotomum isolate F172 chromosome 3, ASM1918654v1, whole genome shotgun sequence:
tatatgtatctaaAACATGTAAAACTGTGGGGACAATAATATGTATGTAAACTAAGAGTATATATGATCCGTTGAGCTGAGTTATAATAATGTATCTTGAAGTGTAATATTGTTTTGGAATGATACAATaaacattaaataataaatatatttggtaCAATTGCAGCTATGTATTAGTGTGTTATGCAATTTCAATGGAATCAATGCCGAACAAAAGTGATTGTTCAGTTCCAGAATGTGTTTTGGAAGAAGTTGTCTTGCCACCAAGATATAAAAGAATGCCCAGTAGatcaaggaaaaaaaagaaggagaatCCATATGAAAAACTAACAACAAACACGAACAGTTGTGGGCGATGTGGACAAAAAGGTCACAATCGAAGAACTTGTACTTTCTTCCCGAAAGAATCTTGATCAATACTTTTTTGGagtactttattttttaagatcTAATAATTCTCCAATTATAACATTTTTTCCCCATTGTTACAAATGTTTAcattaaaaagtacttttagCTTACTAATTTCTGATTCAATAAATTGAAATGTTATGTTTTTCAGTTCTGCCTATagttttttattgttaatttttgaTAAAGTGAATCGGGTATACATATTGTGTATTGTTTTGTGTTTGAtacaaagttatttttaaaatatacattGTATTGGTtaagtaattaatgtatatGTAACCGCTAACAAGTACTGAAAATACTATTACATTGCAATGATTTGTTTAACATAATGAATCTGATACTTAATTCTTTGAAAAATTTTGTATCGGATAATATAGTATCAAGTGTTATGATATGTATCGTATAAGAGTTGTGATGTGTATCGGATAAGAGACATAATGTTAAAAGGTACTAAatatattacaaattaaaaggaTTGTAACAATTGTAAATATATAGTATCAGATTTTGTGAGACACAtcaatttgtgattttgaaagcatgataaataataattgtgtatcatataatatattttttggtaaatTTGTATCAGCTTATAATATAGTATCAAGTGTAGTCATTTGTACCAAATTTATAAGAGACATAACGTTAAAAGGTactaaatatattgaaaattaacTGATTTGTATCAAGTATAGAAATATAGTATCAGGTGTTGTGATACACACAAGTTTGTTAAATCGAAAGTAATcgtgtatcatatacataataatttttcagaaaatcTTGTATCTGCTAATAATATAGTATCAACTATAGTGATGTGTACTATACTTATAAGAGACAAAATTTAACAaggtattaaatatattgaaaacaaaatgaaaagcgaaataaacaattttcaacataaaaacTCTTCACATTTAGAAGTAGTATCttcaaaaggaaagaaatactTAAAAACACTAATTAATGTATCTTAAAAACAATAGATCATCAACAACTGTCGGTGAATCGATACATAAAAATCTATTCTACATTAACAAGATCATCTTCTGTTGGTGGAGTGTAGTCACTCTTCAACCTTGTAGAATCATCATTCTCGCTAACATATCCCGTCTCGGCCTTGTTGAGACCATACTTTCATAACAATGTTGCATATCTTGTGCGACGATAGTCACTTCGAAAATCATTAGATGGGATGTTGATTTCATCGCTCagaaattcaacaaaaatagcaaaaaacaTTCCGCAGTCactacaaaaaaagaagaagatacattataaaaaCAGATCAAATGTGTaagtaaagaaaaattgattcaatAGTTACAGACTGTCACTTTCTTGTTGCATAATATCTTGAACAAATTCCACCTCAAACGAATGTTGTGGATCCAATAGTTCAACAAGGGAagacataaatttaaaacaaaataaataaatactaaaatacaTAGTTCAAAATACATACACTGGATAGTGTAGGTCAAGATATGGCAGGGACAACCTTTctacctctttttttttgttgtttttcaacCTTTGCTTTCGATGATGCAGGTACATCCTTTTTCGGTTTTGCCTTCTCTGAACTTTGACTTACCATTGTTAAAGGATCCTGCAACCTTTTAGATCTGTTTTTTGTCCATTTGAGATTATTAGAATCAAAGATTCGATTAGTATTAGGTGTAACTATTTGGGTAATCCCAATGCTAAATGAAGGAGCATCCATATGTATTAGACAAAATGCTGAAACAAGAAAAAACGAAGAAGATGAAAGTATCTACAGATCTGAAATTAGTTGAATTGAGAGAAAAACctcttgaaattcaaattttgattaatgTGGCAACTGATTTGATTATGTGAGTGAAAAGAGGGAGAAATTGAAGAAGTAAATATAGGAGTTAAAAACGTGAGTTAGGAGTGGAATGAAATAATGTATCCGACAGTTGGGTTTTGAGTGAAAAAAAGGGATTTtcgtattattttaaaatggtatggaaatattgagaataccGTAACTAATGGTGTATACTTtggtaatttttcctttatttgtGGATGTTTAGAATGCTTATTGGTATCTTTAATAAAAGTTGGATTAAGTTGCACGGATTAGACTATAACGGATTGTTCAGTCTAATATTGATCTAATTTATCTTCACGCAGTCATTTTAATATGTTCAAATTTAATTCAGACAACTCATTTACCACCCTGATCTAAATAGTGTCTATAGTGATTTTCTCTTTGGGCTGAAAGACAATAATTGCTTTCTACTTCACTAAGATTTGTCTCGTCAAACCGACATTTTTTACCAAGTAAAAACAGAATCCAAGAACtcaaagaaaggaaaataacaaagaaaaaaagaggtcAAGTTATATGCATTAATGGTGCAAACAATATTCTATAATTTATACAATCACATCACTCATTACataattatagataaattacTTTTATAAACAATACTTAGTAAttgaaaatttgataaaaatgataattgtTTTGCTATTATATAACATTACTCACTGATTGTGAAAAATATTGTTCTTGGTTTAAGTTAGAATAGGTTATATATAGTTCCACATTAGTTAGTGAATGAACAGATAGTGTGCTTTTATAGATTCTCACGAGATAGCTTTTATAGTTGAGTTATGCTCCAGTGTCATATCTTTATATGCTATGAGAATCAGATTATTCTCTGATGATTTGCTTATATACATTTGGACAATCCTCCCTTTACTGTTTATCTAAGCATGTAATGAAgcattcaaatttcaaaattacaatGAAAATAACCAACCACACACATTAGAGAAACCGACCAGCTaatcttaatttaattttattttttttgaattgtaaattaaagagtaCAAACACATATCAAAGATCATGTTAGATACTAATTAATACATAACATTCATATTAGCAGCAATGTCTATTTGATCTACAACAACATAACTACATTATCTTGATGTGGCACATATCCACATAATTAAGACCATTCATAGCCTAATTTGATGCTGCATCCATCCTCAATGACTTTAAATTAATGATCTCcctgtccaaaaaaaaaaaaagctacaTTGAAATGATCAActcaaacaattaatcacattcaCTTTAACTAAAGTTAATAAGCTAATAATAATTCCTTCCATTTTCCTCCTttactactttttcttttgtatcaTTCTTTTAAAGTGAAATTTGTCATGgagtatttttattattttaatagaaacaagaaaataaaaaataaaaaaagggaaaaagttaGAATTTCACCTTCTTGAGGGTGATGTAATCcacaattttgtttttgatttttCCATCTGGAGATTGAGACTTGTGGTGGATATATGAAGATCCATACTTCTTGATGAGTTTTTCCCTCACAAATTTGTTATAGATAAAAGCAGCTCCTCTGAATTGGGGAAGAACCAACCATGCCACCATTCCCAATTTCACCTCATACCAAATTGGTATCCTACCAATATAATCACCCAAATTAACATGAACAGTCTCGTAcacaaaacatttttcattagtAGGATCCGAATAAGAATCACACCCCAAGAGGTGTAAAACatgattttctcatttatttttcaCTGAACCAGTTCATTGAGAAAACGTATAATGGTAACAAATTCTCGTTCAATTAAGACTCTCACCTATTCAATCTAGATATGTATGTGGGCATCGCTACTGAACAtttttcaataggaaatttcaATGGAAAATAATGAGTGTACGTAGACAACCTACGCTAATGCAAGTTTGCCTCCATTGCTACatataaagttgaattaaaatcaattttttagttaattaccaTTGTAGAATAGGTTGAAGAAGCATCTCCATAAGAGTAAGAAAAGAGTATAGAATCCAATAAGCAAGCCATTGTTCATCATCCAACTTTGATGTGCTCTCTATTGCTACTACTGATGCATATCTACAcaataaaccaaaaaaataatagttaaaCTTTTGATACTtacatataaaacaaatattttatataaagagATGAATTACTTACAGAGGATAGAGTAACATCACCACTGGCCtgcatatttatttaaaaagaaaatcagaaTAATTATAAGGGTAAACTAAAAAGACTAATTCAGCCATGgttaagaaatgaaagaagttaATTACTAGTAATTAGTACCCGGCTAAAGCATGTAGATGAGTAAGCAATGCCCACAATTTGCTCATGATTTATGGTCTTTAATCTAGCCAATTGTAATTTGGATTTCAATAATTGACGAAGACAACATATTTATAGTGTCAAAAATGGCATTTGATTCTGGTCTTTGACGTGACGTTCTAGGTTCTCCACCGACCAACTCCATTTACAACTTTACGTACCGACACGATCTAAGATTTCCTAAACCAAATCTAACTTAATAAACTCACACTCATGATACTGGTCCAATAAGTAATTAGCTAATTAATTAGAGggaaaatgagaaaatttcGTGAATAGTCACTACAAACAACTTACTCATATCTATAGTTTGCTCGTAGCTATATGTTACATGGAGGAGATCGAGAGCCGAGCGAAAGAGGGGAAGgaataaattgtatttatatatctatcgaattattatatatgtataattgtatatatataatagatatacatatgtatttgtatatctgacGAGCGAGATTGGAAGAGAGAGAAGAGCCAGAGgcaaattatatttgtatatatgtcatataattgtatatgtatatgtataatttgtacttgtatatatatgaaAGTGGAGAGAGGCAAGATAAAGGAAGAGTGGAGAGAGGCGATATAGCTAAAAAGAGACTGCAAGTGGCAATTAATTCACACTATTACCACGAGGTGCAAGTTTCTCAAACGTCTCTATGGGATTTACTACATTAATTTGTTGTGTAATGGCATATATAGTCCCTCCGTTTTAATCCGTTGATAATCTAAATTtgatgtaataaattaaaaataaaattaaaacaaaagaatgGCATAACCAATAATTAAACCTCCTTACCTTTTTAGATGTCATTCTTATGATAAATAGTTGATCCATAATACTTGTCACTTTATAAAATTAGtgcataaattacaatattttttcttttttacccttgtgaattattaaccttgaaaatatatatttgaccaaaaaaaactaactaaataattaatgttcattggtcaaattaattgatcaaaataaattaattcatattcattgattgaaaaattgacttaaaaaaaattaaatacagaTAAAACAATAAACTTACTCAATTTCTTATTGTAcctgaaataaaaaatagtggCATATAAATAGAAACGGAAGAAGTATCAGCTTCCTTGATGCTGgtgtttaattatttatatatgaatataataGATGGCATTTCCCAAGAAGAGAAGTCACGTGATCATGTTATCGATGAAGTGGGCGGTGAGAGGTTCCATTCCATACAATGCATGCAGGAAACAGCATCTCTCTCTAACCAACTTTTAATTTGTTCTGACCATCATCAATACAATTCTAGGTATGCACTTCTTTCCTTAGTAAAATTTATTAAGAGTTTATCTACTAAACTGATTTtaataatgatattttgaaattttaaatttaatttttttgattttttggttattaaatatttatatatataactaaaaaaattattttttaaaattgaacaagtaaaatgaaTCATTTATCTTTGATATGGGGGCAAGGGAATATGAAATTGAAGAGtctaaaaaattaatcaaattgtgGATGATAAAAAATAGGTGTCAACATACAATGGTCCCATCTTTTGGTTAGGATTGATGAAAGAGAGTTTGAACAAAGAAAATTGACAGATTCAATTTTATCGAACCACTAATTTATTACTTGAAAAAAGTAAtagatatataaaatttaagaagttTTTTGGTTAAATTTGATACCGAATTCTTTACATATCTCATGTTATGTGAGTCACTTATATACAATTCAAgatttaaaacatgattttaaagatttaaaaCCTATTATTCCATCTTTGGATTATGGAGAGACAAAGAGCTTGAGAGTTATACTTTAAATACAGTTAAATTTTGAACATTAAACTCAATCTACATATCTCAAAATTTGTGAAATCAAATTACTTATAATTTGACTTAatcgattaaaaaaatatttttttatgctaAAACGGTCTTTAGCTTAAAatgaatgacaaataaattgaacatcaaaaaaaaaacttataacctcttaattataaataatgtGCACTTCACATTGATCATAAGATACAAGTTACATGAACATAATCTCcacagcttaaggtgcatgggAGAgccattttaaataatttggtTATCCAATCATTATGTAATGGGCCGGAATGAttacttgtttttttaaaattattttatctattatttattcagttttatttgtttttcaaaagtcattcaaTTTTATCTAGTAAAAACTTCCATAGTCATTCAACTTTACTTATTCCATTTTCATGATCATTTTAGtagaaaaatacaatttaaaaataaaagttatttaaaaatttaaaattaatgaatagTTAGATTTATTTAGAATCCAAACAGCTAAATTTGATTCAATTCTTGACTTTTAAAATGATTGACTATCTAAACGACATTCTTAATAACATTCAATTAAAAGGTGATTacttaatttgatatttttccaAAGTTAGAAATCATATATGAGCTCAATATAGAGTAAAATAAGTAGACAAATGAGTCTAGatctaatattttaattttaaaaaattatatatcaaaatcGATCACAAAAAACTAGTAATCCTCTATATGCTTAGTCCAAATTTCTTAACTAACATGAGATGAtataacaacaaagaaaaacatgGGTGTTTGAAGAAAAGCAAAGGAGTATTTTGAGACAACTTGTCCCCTTCAACCATTTTTTAGTAATGTAAATATGTAATATTACTtcgttttttcttttttggggaGAATTAAAGGGAATATATATTAAACAACCTATTTATTACATGTAATATTACTTCTTAAATGTAATTAACCTAGACTTCAAAAAGGTTTATTTAAGACGCCCATTTCAACTTTATGTTTGGAACATATATAGGACCAGCTAAATATATATGATAGCATTAATTTGACatctttaattatattatagCATCATGCAAATATATCGTTTATTAGGCAGGTTTCATGCTTTAGCTATGTGAAACGAATAAATTCCCTACTTtgtatatatgatgaatattgTAATATTGCTAATGTTTAATATCGAACATTTTCTCTTCGCATGTCTTcagtatgaaataaaatatttcttaggaaaaaaaaaagtttccctGGTTAGGAAAATATTCttagaaaaaatggaaaataagttGTTTCTTACTTATTTGGGATGTGGTTGAATATGAGGTGTACGTGTTGTAGGTAGGAAAAGACACATGGTTAGAATGTGTTTNTACTAAACTGATTTtaataatgatattttgaaattttaaatttaatttttttgattttttggttattaaatatttatatatataactaaaaaaattattttttaaaattgaacaagtaaaatgaaTCATTTATCTTTGATATGGGGGCAAGGGAATATGAAATTGAAGAGtctaaaaaattaatcaaattgtgGATGATAAAAAATAGGTGTCAACATACAATGGTCCCATCTTTTGGTTAGGATTGATGAAAGAGAGTTTGAACAAAGAAAATTGACAGATTCAATTTTATCGAACCACTAATTTATTACTTGAAAAAAGTAAtagatatataaaatttaagaagttTTTTGGTTAAATTTGATACCGAATTCTTTACATATCTCATGTTATGTGAGTCACTTATATACAATTCAAgatttaaaacatgattttaaagatttaaaaCCTATTATTCCATCTTTGGATTATGGAGAGACAAAGAGTTTGAGAGTTATAAGACGAGTAAAGGTTTCTTTAAATacaattaaattttgaacattAAACTCAACCTACATATCTCAAAATTTGTGAAATCAAATTACTTGTAGTTTGActtaatcaattaaaaaaatatttttttatgctaAAACGATCTTTAGCTTAAAatgaatgacaaataaattgaacatgaaaaaaaaacttacaaccTCTTAATTATAAATAGTGTGCACTTCACATTGATCATAAGATACAAGTTACATGAACATAATCTCCACAGCTCAAGGTGCATGGGAGAgccattttaaatattttggttATCCAATCATTATGTAATGGGCCGGAATGAttacttgtttttttaaaattattttatctattatttattcaattttatttgtttttcaaaagtcattcaaTTTTATCTAGTAAATAACTTTCATAATCATTCAACTTtacttatttcattttcatgatcattttagtagaaaaatacaatttaaaaaaaaagttatttaaaattttaaaattaatgaatagTTAGATTTATGTAGAATCCAAACAGCTAAATCCGATTCAATTCTTGACTTTTAAAATGATTGACTATCTAACCGACATTCTTAATAACATTCAATTAAAAGGTGATTacttaatttgatatttttccaAAGTTAGAAATCATATATGAGCTCAATATCGAGTAAAATAAGTAGACAAATGAGTCTAGatctaatattttaattttaaaaaattatatatcaaaatcGATCACAAAAAACTAGTAATCCTCTATATGCCTAGTCCAAATTTCTTAACTAACATGAGATGAtataacaacaaagaaaaacatgCATGGGTGTTTGAAGAAAAGCAAAGGAGTATTTTGAGACAACTTGTTCCCTTCAACCATTTTTTAGTAATGTAAATATGTAATATTACTtcgttttttcttttttggggaGAATTAAAGGGAATATATATTAAACAACCTATTTATTACATGTAATATTACTTCTTAAATGTAATTAACCTAGACTTCAAAAAGGTTTATTTAAGACGCCCATTTCAACTTTATGTTTGGAACATATATAGGACCAGctaaatatatatgatattaatTTGACatctttaattatattatagCATCATGCAAATATATCGTTTATTAGGCAGGTTTCATGCTTTAGCTATGTGAAACGAATAAATTCCCTACTTtgtatatatgatgaatattgTAATATTGCTAATGTTTAATATCGAACATTTTCTCTTCGCATGTCTTcagtatgaaataaaatatttcttaggaaaaaaaaaagtttccctGGTTAGGAAAATATTCttagaaaaaatggaaaataagttGTTTCTTACTTATTTGGGATGTGGTTGAATATGAGGTGTACGTGTTGTAGGTAGGAAAAGACACATGGTTAgaatgtgtttggtatgaaggaaattgttttcatgaaaaatgtttttctaaaaaatgtcttcttggaaaacaagtggatttctaacttattttctcatgtttaatgTGAGATGTTTTGTGCATCAAGTTATCCTTTTTTGTAATAGTAGTGTGAAAATGAAGATGCtattttttgagatatttttagAGACTATGAAGAAATGATCCTAAAATATTCAGGCAAGATGAAATTTATGTCAAAATTCATAATAGAATTACGGAAAAATGTTGAGAAAGACTAGATATATCTCGtaagtttttaaattaaatttcctATAGAAAAGGTACGTTTGATATATTAAGCTTAAGTTATGTGAGGAGAGAAAAACTCGAACTAAGTTGTATCTATTATGGACAATTCTATCTTACACTCTTGCAAGATATTGTTTTCACCGCTTGGCCAACGCCGTGAACTCCTGCTAAAATAGTGAGCATTTTTACAAAGGAGaatatatttgtttgatttgattatcAATAATTCATTTAATTAATAAGTCCAAGTAGGCACATACAcgatcaaaatatatatatatatatatatatatcctgcTTGAAAGGTGCCTATTGCCTACCTAAGAAGTTGTGTTACTTATTAATACGTAGTGTGGATTAGTCACTCATTAGTCATAACATGTGAGAAAAAGGTagagaaacaaattaaaaatggagaaaaaatacttatttaataAGATTAGAGGAAGGGAGATAGATGTTTCGTGCTcactaaaataagtttaaattaTGATATACTAATCAAGTGACCGTGCAAAGCATATAACCATATAGGTACGTAATCAAAGCATATATAGAATTATATAAGtagaattttttaatattaagatagAAAACTAatacttctttttgtttcaattaatgTGATATCTTTTTTTTAGTCCGTCCTGAAATAAATATTCCCTATTTAATGGCACAATCCTCATTTTTCATCCTTATTGAGTTTGAGTTAATACTTTTTTGTGAAGAAAAGTAAACTAAGAGTAAGCACTAAAATAACTTTAATAAGTACAAACGCATAACAAAGTCTTTTCTTATGTCTGGTCAAATCGTTCACGTAAATTAAAACAGAAGGAGAAGTAAATAAGTTTTAAGTGAGATATAATAAAGTTTCTTCTTCTCAttacttttcactttaaaatataGAGGAACGTAGCTGTTAGAACTTAGAAGGGAAACCGAGTTCTAGTTTAAGTATGATATTGATAAATGGCATTGAGTTGATAGCCCTTCGTTTAATCAAACGGGTGTTATCAAAACACCCCCTGCCTGTTATAATTTCAGGATTATAATTGGCATATGTTAGTTAAAGAGGCAAAAATCAAACTCAATCTGCTAATCTGTTTGAATTTGAGCGGGATAATAGTTTGTTCATTTATAAGC
Protein-coding regions in this window:
- the LOC125858476 gene encoding HVA22-like protein e; protein product: MSKLWALLTHLHALAGPVVMLLYPLYASVVAIESTSKLDDEQWLAYWILYSFLTLMEMLLQPILQWIPIWYEVKLGMVAWLVLPQFRGAAFIYNKFVREKLIKKYGSSYIHHKSQSPDGKIKNKIVDYITLKKGDH